From the Carassius auratus strain Wakin chromosome 36, ASM336829v1, whole genome shotgun sequence genome, the window ACTACTTGGAGATGTATTTTTATCTAATAATAGTTAGATGGAATGAATTGAATAGAAACTATCCTTCAAAACCTCCCAGTGTCACATGGATAGTTCACTAAATTTGTGAGTTATTTCAGTACAGTGAAGGTTGTTGGACAAACACTGTTGTTAAAGGTACAGCATGTACATAACAActtttttgttcacttttttttttaataaagggaGAATATTAGTGTGCAGATCTTTTTTCTATGATTTAATTTTttgagtacatcatgaatccttcttccaaaatgtgtttttgtcttatcTTGAATCACTATGGTACACCTAtgaaaagtgtttatatttggagtATTTTAGGCCGAGCGAGTGAAGTAGCTCCAGTAATAAtattcttccgcaagatgcatgCTGTattgtttattaaccactagagcccccttcctcaaatcttaccctggaggtctaatgcgctgcagagtttagcttcatccCTGATCAAAGACACCTgcttgtgattttctaatgatcccaaagacactgattggcattgattagcatgctcaagtgtgtttaattagggttagagctaaactccgcaggaaagtggatctcgaggtccagatttgaggatccctgcacTAGAGCATCAAAAGTCACATAGTGTAcctttaaaggagtagttcacccaaaaatataacaatgaaaGTGCTGTTAATGGAAGCAAGTTGTATATAATTCAAGGTGATGGGGGCCACCTGGATTTGTTTCTAATAAACATGAaacttttcacttcaaaagatgTTAATATATGGACtgcagtcatgtggattacttgtagattattgtgatgtttttatgcagccaaaaatagtataaatatatatatatatattaactaacatATAGCGGTATATATTCACCCTCTGTATCACTCtgtgactgtatatatatatatatatatatatatatatatatatatatatatatatatatatatatatatatatatatatatatatatatatatatatacatacacacagacatataatttttgttaatagggaaaataatgaaaataatattttccaacTCTTCATGAAAGAGTGGTCTTTCGTCGTGAGCCTAATAAAACGGACTGCATTTTATTCATTGTGGAAGTCTTCCTTCTGTTCTTTTCTTAGACTCACTGTAATATTGTTCATCTTCATTGATTTCAGCTCCTTATAAATGTTCAGTCTTTCAGTAAGTGATCTCTGACAATTTATACCTTTTGAATCTCTGCATGTTTACATGTTgtgaaaagttttaatttaaatgtattttatatttatataagttaGACATCTTTTTTTCTGCCTCCTTTCAAATTTCAATAAACTGTTAGTGTACATCCTACCTTAACCATTCTGCACAAGGCCTAGAATTGCAGTGTTAACTTTCTAATACCTAACCACACAATTAAATTAACCAATTCACTAGAAGCAATCTTACTTTACAACACTGCAATATGAATGAGATAACATTTAGCTCGCCTGAAGTTATGTGCgcattacaaaattaaataaaacagctttttattTAATGGAAACTAACTGGAAAAGAGttgattttaaattgtgatatccAGGCCTGGACATGaggttaagttttatttttaaagtaccTTTTGATGTCGTGGAATTCTTTTTTCAGTTTCAACAGCGACTTCTACTGTTAAAGCTTTTAACAAcgctgtatttttaaaataatacttacCTGAGTTACATTGAAGCAATTCACATTCAATGATCTGAAATGAATTAGTTAATAATAACTGAAAACTTTACATATGATGATCAATCGATCTTATTATCAAGACTTTTATCTACATAAAAAGCAGATTATAAGGTTTCATGTGTTCAGATGTGCCTCTTCCTAATTCACCCATCATGAGAGTCTCATTCTGTCTCTTTCACACTCGCTTTTATTGAGTTTTTCATCTTCGTTGCTATTCAGCGCTTTATGGAGGTTCAGTCATACAGTAAGTGATTTGAAGGGAATTGTTGTTTAACATCTTAAATACTTTGTTcacatttgtattcatttttgttttgaagaAGCTTCAATGTCAATAATATTTCTGCATGTCTGATCAGTAATTTGAAGATTTAGTCTCACAAAttacaaaatgattacaaaaaatgaaataagaacCTGCATGTCTTTATTTGGGAATtatgatgtttaatatttatacagttatatttgaGTATAGCATGCAAAAGTCTTATTCAAATGATCTAAAGTCACAACCAGAATATGCACCTTGTTGATTACATTTTGTACATTGCCATCAAGGAGATGTAATGTAGTGACTGATCTGTTCTGTGTTGTTTCAGAATCTCCTACTGTAAAAGTATCTCCAGATGTCATAAGAGAGTCCAGCTcagtgaagatcagctgtgaGACTCCAGCAGATGTTAGAGCGAGTCAGTGTTATTTCACCAAAAACAGAGAAGAGAGGAATATAAAAGTTAGTTCATCATGTCAGCTCGAGCTCACTGGTGCTGAAGTGCTCAATCTACATTAACTGTTACTACACAATAAATGAACGAGGCATCAATAAACCATCATCTAATTCTCCTCCCACCACAGTGACGGTTCTTGGTGAGATATTTAATTGCTTGTTTGTGTAGTTTGAAACtgttattgcaatgtttttaataGCTGTAGATTATTTCTCTTCAGATTCCCTTCAGAAACCCTTCATCAGTGTCAGTGATGACCAGcccattatatcatatatatatatatatatatatacatatatatatatatatatatgtatgtatatatatatatatatatatatatatatatatatatatatatatatatatatatatatatacgtatatatatatacatatacatatatatatatatatatatatatatatatatatatatatatatatatatatacatatatatatatatgtatatatatatatatatatgtatatatatatacatatatatatatatatatatatatatatatatatatatatatatatatatatgtatatatatatatatatatatatatatatatatatatatatatatatatatatatacatacatatatatatatatatgtatatatatatatatatatatatatatgatataatgggCTGGTCCCTGTGTATCCCTGTGTTAGAATCAACATCGACCTCTACTGGTAAAACTctgtcagcacacacacaaacgagAGATTAACATTACATCTCAATACCTGGGATTCTTTTAGCATTTTTGATATGTTTACGTTATATTATTggatgttatattaatattaatagcagTACTAAGTAAAATTTTATCTCCAAACTAAATGAACCCCATGACCTCTACTTCCACTATAATTTTTCTTTTGACAGACTCCTGGCATTATTTCTGTCTGGACTCATAGGATTCATCTGTCTGTGCAGCTTCACCAGTAAAAACGATGTACAGGTTTAGTTGTACAGAAACTGATAAACTCCATGATACAGAAACATATGATAATAAAATCTGTGTCTCTGCAGGTTCTGCTGATATTCACAGATCTGAACCTCCTGCCAGATAGAAACAACTGCCTTGTCTAAATACTCACACTTGCGGTCTTTGCACTTGACACCTTGACAAATTATATGACGTATTTCCTGTAAGTGTTCAAGTGaggtgtgtgtcgaacttttcattaCTTGATTGGACAAACTTATAGTATTataaaaatgcaagtgtttatataaattaattttaattttaaatactttgcattttaaaagcaatttctaaatgtctgttcagtagtcAATATAACATGCCATAAATTTAATTTGTGGTGGttttaattaagtgataaaaagcagctccaaatgttgtacaaaataaatatacatatttttgcaGCAATAAAACCTgtagcactttgttttactaGCAAATGATATGTAATACTATCTTATTATCATTTCCATTGCAAAAGATTTACGTGACCACCTTGGCAAAAGGAACGTATCACAatttatttccagaacatgatgcattgtgggatacactaAGACTTGAATACCAATCCAGAGTGGAATTTGAGATGTGAATTTAGTGTGTGTGGATTTAGTGTGTCATTACTAATGTCTTGTGCACTTACttaagtgtgggtatttggacaactttttaaCTTCCTCTTTCTGCTCCTTAAAACATGGATGATCTGAACATAAACTGCTTTTAACATGCACATGAATCCCTAGGAGTAGAGATTTTAACtgtctgaaacagtttcagaaaATTTTCATagtgttacactttatttattttatttatttatttattgtcactgaCCATGTAAACTGCTTGGAGTCAATTTTTCTTTTACAGAAACATGGGATTTTGAAGTGAAAGAAACCTCTTGgattaaatttaacaaaattcTTAGGGGATAGGAGCAGCATGATGTTGAGCAAATTAaagacacaattaaaaaaaaattaaaaaaaattggtgacctatccctttaagttgcATCAGATTTCAAGTTCCTTGCGTTTTGCATCAGACTGTAAGGAGTATAAATGCTGTAAtgaagttttattttgtttaattttacacaAGATTAATATAAGGAGAGATGTGTTAGGGTTTAAAGTTCTGTTATGTTGGAATTTACATGGGCTTTTATGTTAAAGATTGTAGAGTTATCATTGTGTAGAGTAAAGCCTGTGGTTAGGTTGAGGACGAGCTAAGCAACCTTCAGCCTACAAACTAAATGTATAGAGATAGTCTCCTAGTTATTAGAGCACATGCTAGAGAGTGATTACTGACTAGCTTTTAACCTTGAAGGGTTTAGTATGAATTTTACACTAAGAAATAAAAGttatgttaatttatttgttgAATTACTTAACTTATAATAATTTAGTTTGCTTAAATGCTTTGCTTGTTCTGAACATCAGGGTTCATGGTGTGAAGTAAAGGTCCATATATATGTTACAGTCCACACGGGTGTAAGTGTGGTAATGACGTTCATCTTCATACAAAAGACTCTGGTCTGATGTGTTACTTCCTAAATCACTCATTGTGTGAGTctcgtctcttctcttctctcactctcgctgtAATGGAGTTGTTCATCTTCATAGTGTTTCAGCTCCTGACTGAGGTTCAGTCTTACAGTAAGTGATCTCTGCTGTTTAATGTTCATTAAATACTGTATGTCCACATTTGTGGTGAACAAAGTGTCATTGTCGaaaatatttcaactttttaatcaGTAAGCTACATGTGAACATATCTTACATATTTGTTGTGTTGtacaatattttgtatataatcaACAGTTTTCTTATTTGGGTTTTCAGAACTCCAAAATATGTGCCTGTAAACATTTCACTGTGATTTTTACTTGCGATTTGGAAACTGTTATGGTAGTGTTTTAGTAACTGGATCATTTGTCTTTAAACAGATGCACTTCAGAAACCCTTCATCAGTGTTAATAATGATGAGCAACTCAACATAGCATGTGAAATACCACTTTCAGTCAGAGCTGATTCCATCTGTAGTCTCTACACTAAGGATGATGTTCTTCTGTTTCACCGTGTCTCTCACTGGAGTCAGTCTGGAGGGAatctttgtatattttatttaagtcgTAGTGAACTCTTCACACAATCAGTGAACAGCAGAGAGCTGAGCTGTGTTTATTCACTCAAGACTGAACCTGAGAACAGATCACCACACAGTGACACAATCACCATCAGTAACACAATCCCCATCACAGTCACAGTCACCATCAGAGACACGATCAACTTCAGAGACACAATCACTACCAGAGGTGAGTtatcactattattttttttcatatgtatatataaaagcaCATGATTAGAGACACATACATAATTCTTATTAGCCAGTATGATTTATAATGTAGATCAGAAGGATATTAAGAAATCATGGAGGATTgatcaataataaaatgtgaagtCAATATCTTCAATAAACAAACTAATATGAGAAAAAAAGGAATGTTAAACTATGTTTAATAATTCtggatggatatttttttttattaagatgcTTTCAATAGGCTGTACAAGACTGAAAGGACAGATATATTACATGTTGTAAAGTTGAATATTGTTGATCATAATCCCTGGGAAACCACAGAATCATTCAGAAACAACATATTGATGCTGATTCTTGTGTGATGCTTCTGTCAGACACTGAATCAGTAGACAGTAATCTGTGAAGTCTCGATTCTAACACagaaaaaactttatatttaagttCTTTCAGACAGGCACTAAAACCACAGTGTGACTTTTAAAAGTGAGTAATCTGATACATGAAGGAAGAAAGGAAGAGCTGCTTGAGCTAATCATGTGATCATAGTTTAGAGGACAGAGAGCCAGACTATATCTGATACAAATGGAAACATGAAATCATCAAATCAATTGCTAATACGGATGTTTATGCTGTTCTTCCTccaaaattatattacaaaatgacTGAAAGTTAGGGTTTTTGCAATAGTCCAGAgtgagttatttttattattattattattattattaatatactcaTGTAAAGTTATAACATCACTAATATGTTAAATGTGCCATTTTTTACACATGAAAGACCTGTACCTTCAACAAACAAACTTTGCATAATGTAAATGACTCTCTGTAATTCTGATAAATTGTTTCTGCAGATTCAACTTCAACCACCACTGAACATACGACTACAACAACAGCCCCGACATCCTGTGAGTAAATGAGTTTGTATATCAGTTATTCGGACTTCTTTCTGAATGTCCTCAAAACAACAATCATTCTTtctaattcattattatttactcaGCATTTAAAATTGTCTTTAAGTTTCacagtggctttttttttttttttgcatgaactataCTGGCCACttctgaaacaacatacagtaaaATTGGTACATACATAGCAACATAATCATTAGTACATTAGTAACAAAGTTATTAATAAAGTAACAGCATTTCTGGTTATTCTAAATTAAATTTCAGAAACAATGTTCTTCTAAAAAATGATCCCCCTTgcgatgttttatttttacattattagtcCAATCCAAAACGAGCCTGCCAACCAGCACAGCAAAGGAAAGTAAGTTCATCCACTCTTCCATTTTTCAAagcaaaacatttcttttttttggtgaatGGCCCCTAACAGctacatttactttacatttactgtaaataaccACAATTTTCACAATGTATTTTCAGCAGAGTTAAATGTCATTTCCACTTCTGAAATAACAACATACAGTAAAACTGGTAAGTTGCTAATAACACATTTTCCGGTTATTctagattattttaatttgagaaaTAATTGCTTTCTGAAAAGTGATTCCCTTtgcaatatgttatttttatatttgtagaaGTCCAATCCAAGACAAGCCTGCCAACCAGCACAGCAAAGACAACCCTGAGTAAGTTCATCCGCTCTTCCTCAATGAGAAAATTCACTGTGTAGAATTAACATGTTGGATTCAagttataacaaaaaaatacagcttGGGTGCAGTTTCAAAGTTTACTGGTACAGAGTAAGCTGTAGCACACACAGAATTAAATTAAGATGTGGTTCATGattaggctgtttttttttcaacatggttATGGGCTGTTCACACTGAATCTGATTTACATTCCATTGCACTCTACAttcccattgttttgtttttttttatatgtaaatgcaCTAGACAGATGTACTTAACCATTGTGCTTGTGTCTCTTGTCTTTTGCAGTGTCTTGCATATGACACGTAAAAACACAGtgctcaatttaaaataaaagttttaaaaacacatctcgAGGCCTTGCATTTTTCCCTATTCTATTTGCCGCTCCTCAAgtttttcaaagcaaaaaaaaagaattctgtgtgaatggcccctaacagctacatttactttacatttactgtacataacCACCATTTTCACAATGTACTTTCAGCTGTGTTAACTgtaatgtccacttctgaaaaaACGACATACAGTAAAGCTGGTAAGTTACTAATAACAAATTTTCTGGTTATTCTTGATAATTTTAATTTGAGAAATAATTCCTTTCTAAAAAGTGCTTCCCTTTgcaatatgttatttttacatttgtagatgACCAATCCAAGACAAGCCTGCCAACCAGCAAATCAAAGACAACCCTGAGTAAGTTCATCCTCTCTTCCTCAATGAGAAAAGTCACTGTGCAGAATTAACATGTTGGATTCAAGTCATAATAAAAATTACAGCTGGGATGCAGTTTCAAAGTTTATTGGTACAGAGTAAGCTGTAGCACACACAGAATTAAATGAAGATGTGGTTCAtgattatgctgttttttttcaacatggTTAAGGGCTGTTCACACAGATTGTGATTTACATTCCATTGCACTATACATtcccattgtttttttatatgtaaatacactAGTCAGATGTACTTGACCATTGTGCTTTTCTCATGTCTTTTGCAGTGTCTTGCATATGACACGTTAAAACATGATGCTCAGTTTaaaattcaacttttaaaaacacCTCTTGAGGCCTTGCATTTTTTCCCCATTATATTTGCCTCTCCtaataacaaatatttctaaTAACAGATATTCTAGTTATTCCACATCATTTAAAATTTTAGAAATGATTCCCTTCTAAAACAAAAAAGTGATTCCCCTTGCAAATGTATAATTTTTCTATTAGTAGACTTTCAATCAGAATCAAACCTGCTAACCAACACAGCAACAGAAACCATGGGTTAGTTCAAACACTCTTCCTCAATGGACATtgtgtataataaatgtattggATTCAAAATAGCAAATTCAAAAATACAGCTGGGGTCCATTTTCCAAGTTTATTCGTACATGGTAAGCAGTAGCCCTCAGAgaattaataatgtgttttttcaatATGGttgctatacatatatatatatatgtatatatatatatattttttttttacaattctgttttaatatttcactACATGCTGTGATTTTCTGCAGGTTCTGTGGAAAACTCTACTCTGGAACCTGGTAACAgtataatatcataaaatattaagTACTGTTGATGCCAAGTTAGCAAGcaattgtaaaaattaattttcttCAGAATGATGTCTAAACAGAATGTTACGTTGCACTGGATGAACTGTGTTTCACCAATatgtttgtttccttttttatttatttactttattgaaAATGCCAATCTGATGTGACTGCATTGCTCTTGCATACAGATAGACACATACATCATACATATGaatgcttctttcaaaaataaaactaatctacatgtacataaaattaatttatgtataGCTTTAGTTGTCGGGTGGACTGATGTATCTAAAACAACCAAATTAAACATAATACACATAAACATTGATTAAAGTGTTGCTTTTCTTTTGACACAGTATGGTTTATAGTGCTGGTTTCCTCTGGTGCTGCTGTCATTGTGTCTGGACTCATCTGTTTCTGCCGCTTTGCAAGTAAGTATTTCAGTGTACTTTAGTATGTATTTTATAATTGAATTATATGTGCaggaataaaaactgaacatttaatGCAATAACTCATTGTTTCttaggtaaaaaaagaagaaaattgtaagtattttcatgttttttttttttgttttttttgcaaaaaaaaaaaatatatatatatatatttttgttgtccAGGAGCTGTAAATGTTTAGCTTCTTATCTGATATATGCATGTATCCATAAATATCCATGTTTCATTCTTTGAAATAAAACAAGATCAATGAAACCTGATGTGAGCAGTCAAGGAATTGGTATGGTGAGTAGCACTTTAACacttacaataataaatatttatattaaaccaTAATTAATAAGAACTGTCATAAGTGACTTGATCTTAATAATTGATTATGTTATTTAGAGTTGTTCTGGACCTGCAGAGACATACTTTATGATCACGTCTGTACCAGCCACATCTCAGCCCATATCTGAAGGTTAGAGAACATCATTCTCAGGAAATTATCTCAGATAAATTAAAAACGTAGTAACACATGACACCAAGTGATCTTAAAGAAACATTGTTCAGTGATCATAGCTTCTCAGAAACTGGTACTAAACCCATTTCCTCTTTCAATTCTTCAGCAGATCAGCATTATTAACCACATGCTCTCTTAAAGAAACATTTAACACCAAAATGAAATTTACCATAAACCTCTCATAAAAGAGAACATATTCCAAATCTTCAGAAGTCACTGACGATCTTTCCTCTTCATTGAGTAGACTAAATGCagtgatgatgtatttttgttGATGAATCCAGAAGTCACCATCACtgtgataatcttcacaaatgaactgAACTTTTATACATCTTGAAGCATTAATACAATCACCAGCAGTAAAAAGCTAAAGATAGGCTATAAACCAACTACTCTGTGGTCACATGTTTTCAACATTTGGTTAATGAGCTTACAACAACTCTTttagtctttaaaa encodes:
- the LOC113055367 gene encoding cell wall protein DAN4-like isoform X1, translated to MCYFLNHSLCESRLFSSLTLAVMELFIFIVFQLLTEVQSYNALQKPFISVNNDEQLNIACEIPLSVRADSICSLYTKDDVLLFHRVSHWSQSGGNLCIFYLSRSELFTQSVNSRELSCVYSLKTEPENRSPHSDTITISNTIPITVTVTIRDTINFRDTITTRDSTSTTTEHTTTTTAPTSFQSKTSLPTSTAKETELNVISTSEITTYSKTEVQSKTSLPTSTAKTTLTVLTVMSTSEKTTYSKADDQSKTSLPTSKSKTTLSSVENSTLEPVWFIVLVSSGAAVIVSGLICFCRFASKKRRKLSMKPDVSSQGIGMSCSGPAETYFMITSVPATSQPISEGLKHPESHQDSTADPKDSYSFITSVNTIYQPSDVLVNKQQKQGNPENKEVCVNTVTPQKHITLHHEQNTNTFISCMSLRMFITCTPQSLTNQFSPKQKITCTVWCR
- the LOC113055367 gene encoding hepatitis A virus cellular receptor 1-like isoform X4; this translates as MCYFLNHSLCESRLFSSLTLAVMELFIFIVFQLLTEVQSYNALQKPFISVNNDEQLNIACEIPLSVRADSICSLYTKDDVLLFHRVSHWSQSGGNLCIFYLSRSELFTQSVNSRELSCVYSLKTEPENRSPHSDTITISNTIPITVTVTIRDTINFRDTITTRDSTSTTTEHTTTTTAPTSFQSKTSLPTSTAKETELNVISTSEITTYSKTEVQSKTSLPTSTAKTTLSSVENSTLEPVWFIVLVSSGAAVIVSGLICFCRFASKKRRKLSMKPDVSSQGIGMSCSGPAETYFMITSVPATSQPISEGLKHPESHQDSTADPKDSYSFITSVNTIYQPSDVLVNKQQKQGNPENKEVCVNTVTPQKHITLHHEQNTNTFISCMSLRMFITCTPQSLTNQFSPKQKITCTVWCR
- the LOC113055367 gene encoding cell wall protein DAN4-like isoform X3; protein product: MCYFLNHSLCESRLFSSLTLAVMELFIFIVFQLLTEVQSYNALQKPFISVNNDEQLNIACEIPLSVRADSICSLYTKDDVLLFHRVSHWSQSGGNLCIFYLSRSELFTQSVNSRELSCVYSLKTEPENRSPHSDTITISNTIPITVTVTIRDTINFRDTITTRDSTSTTTEHTTTTTAPTSFQSKTSLPTSTAKETELNVISTSEITTYSKTEVQSKTSLPTSTAKTTLTVLTVMSTSEKTTYSKADDQSKTSLPTSKSKTTLSSVENSTLEPVWFIVLVSSGAAVIVSGLICFCRFASKKRRKLSMKPDVSSQGIGMSCSGPAETYFMITSVPATSQPISEGLKHPESHQDSTADPKDSYSFITSVNTIYQPSDVLVNKQQKQGNPENKENVYHLYATIPDKPVQSKTEDHVYSLVQMN
- the LOC113055367 gene encoding putative GPI-anchored protein pfl2 isoform X2; this encodes MCYFLNHSLCESRLFSSLTLAVMELFIFIVFQLLTEVQSYNALQKPFISVNNDEQLNIACEIPLSVRADSICSLYTKDDVLLFHRVSHWSQSGGNLCIFYLSRSELFTQSVNSRELSCVYSLKTEPENRSPHSDTITISNTIPITVTVTIRDTINFRDTITTRDSTSTTTEHTTTTTAPTSFQSKTSLPTSTAKEKLNVISTSEITTYSKTEVQSKTSLPTSTAKTTLTVLTVMSTSEKTTYSKADDQSKTSLPTSKSKTTLSSVENSTLEPVWFIVLVSSGAAVIVSGLICFCRFASKKRRKLSMKPDVSSQGIGMSCSGPAETYFMITSVPATSQPISEGLKHPESHQDSTADPKDSYSFITSVNTIYQPSDVLVNKQQKQGNPENKEVCVNTVTPQKHITLHHEQNTNTFISCMSLRMFITCTPQSLTNQFSPKQKITCTVWCR